GTTTAATCCATAAACTCCTTGGAAGAAGGATGCGATGACAGGCAGCAGTAAATGAAGTCAAACCACATCGTCCAGACGTCTTGTGTAACCAGTTTAATTTACAGGAGAGTGACATTAATTCACTGCTTGGGGCACTAAGTTTAACTCTCAAATCAACGCACGGATATCTTATCCTGATCGTGTCTGTTTAAACATCCCTTTCTCCTCGTCTCCTCATCAGCAGGCTCCTGAAACAAGTCAAGGTTGAGGCTAAAGAGTAGGttgctgtgttttcaaaatgagGTTGGCCCCTCTATCATTAAGCCACAGTCAGTTTTTGAAAAGGTTAACACTGCAGGCAAGGTAAGTTGATCCTGTGGCTCTGCTTGAAGGGCAACATCTACCCTGATCTGTAGTCCAAAACCAGGGCAGACTTTGGTTGGTATGTGGTGCCATATCACGGCCCTCCTGACCAGCTATCTTGCCATCTCATAACCTCCCTGCCAGCCTTTGCACAGGGCTTAAAAATACAGGAATCCAACCCTGCAGGAAATGCTGCTCTCCGACTACATAACATACATATGAAGTAGTCATCCTGCATTCTGGAAACATCGTTATAGCTGTTCTAGCAGTATCATCTTTCTAATGGTGCATCCATCCCTGACTTTCCACAATAACTGTGAGGCTGCAATGCCGCAACAGTATAACAGCCTCGATATGATAATGGAAATGTTTCTACAAACTGCAAAGAGCACCATGAACTCGCAGATAGGGCTGCACCATCATGGCAGCTCTATCTGTTCCCTATGGTATTAAGCCTGTTTTCCTGGGCAGCACCATTGGAAGGGGAGCCGGGCCTACACGTGTCCCACCCTAGCTGCATATAGATCAGCCGTAATCCATTAGCAGCTCCCTGGAATCCAGCCGGCACGGCACAGCACCGGAGGGGCCAAGGGGAGAGGGTAGCTGTGTGGGTGAtggggggaggagagaaagcaggatgagaagaggagggggtAGGGgacggcttttttttttttttttctctctcctcctgagCTGGCTTCTCTACTCTGAGCCCAGCCCCCTTTTATGTTGGTCTGCTGGAAAAGCTTCTTGAATCCCCCCATAAAGcctgcagaggtgtgtgtgtgtgtgtgtgtgtgtgtgtgtgtgtgtgtgtgtgtgtgtgtttagagagAGACTTGACTGATATATGGCTTCCTGGCTGGCATCATAGCAGAGGCCCTTCTCTCTCTAGCAGCCCTCTTTTCCCTTACCGCCTGCAGGGTTGAGTGCTGCGCGCCCCTGTAGCACATTCTGCGATTAACTGCAGATCTGGGCTACGTATTCCAGAGTAGCTCATTGTGATTCACGTTCGGGAGAGCAAACTCTTCCTGGGATGTGTCTGCATGCCCGGTGAGAGGCTGGTGAGGGTGggaggatagagagagagaggaggagaggagcaaagGAGAGACGGGGGAGGGGAAGAAGACCATGAGTAGAAGTGTCAAAGCAGAGGAGGCAAGCCCAGGCCTGGACCTGAGAGTAATGATCACTCCAGCTGATTGTATCAGCTAGTCTGACTGTTCCAACAGAGCTGGCTTTGATACATCAGCGAGCCATCTCCAGTTTACAAATTTCACGTTGTTGTTCTGGCACAATGTTGACTGTCGCctttaataaattatatttttgaaacagtgtgTTGTCCTTACCATCCAGATCGAAAAAAAAGTCCCTTTCCTATATTGTCACCTATCTCAGTGGCaatttttatggtttttgtgtgtgaactaTTGGGCCTTGGCCAGTATATTTGAAGCTGTGTTTAACATGGTTGTGATGCAgcatgtcattattttttgctggaaatttcagatttcttaatgaaaaatacagatcCAGCATAAGCTAGCTAAAACCTAATTTATTAAGCTGAATAGAGTGGTTAAAGGAACTGATGAAACTAAATACATGCTGATGCTGGACTACATTCTTCATCTTTACGCACTTGCTCTTTGTTAGGATTCAGAAAAGTTAAATGGGCTGTACAAGCAGCCCTCGGTTGTGTGATTTCTAGAATGAGCTTTGGCCTGATATATTTTCGTGAATTTCAGCCTTCAGATGAACCCGTATTCCAGTGTCAGTTTTGATAAACAGAgttaagttttgtttctttgcctTCAGGCTTGCCGCTTTAGTCGCTCCAGCTAAGTTGAGGAACcactcctttcttttctcctgcgtattatgaaatatgattttcAGTAAATCTCTTACTTGGCACTGGGTTGAAATGGCACATTTTCATATGTATTTATGGCTAGAGCTAAGCATTTCTCCGCATTACTGTGTAATCTCCTGTAATACAGTATACCCAGCTCTGACCAGGGGCATTAATAATGTGTGTCCATTTTCCCAGCATACCCAGGGctttaagaaaatgttaaacatgAGTCAGGGACAGGCCCTGCTGCCTCAACTAAAGCACATTACTGTTACTATCACACATGAGCTGGGGATAGCCTCTTATCAACTGTataaactgcatttattttctttaacaaaattTGTGCTTTCAGTGTCAGTCTAGAAGTGGAGCACTGTGGTATGCAATCGGTCATCAGTATGTAGTTTTAACAGTGAATGAGATTCATCTGCCCTAATTCTATAAATGAGGGCCTTTCTGGAGGATCAGGTGGTAGTGTCCTTGTTTTTGAGCCACCCCCTTCTGACCTAGCTCCTGTGTTGTTTTACGTGCTCAGGTGTCACCTAATCCCTCCCCCCGGCCCTGCTGTGCCACCGACCCcactccccccacccccacgtcatccacccacccaccccccccccactcctaGACAATGGGCAGGGCTGACATTACCATGACCTAATGGAGACTAGGGAGGGCGAATTTCCAAAGAGGGCATCCCACCGAAACTAGAGCTAGTCCgcagagatgagaagagaagcTGAGAGGAGGCACCTTAGAAAAGTAGTTACTTtaccctttcttctcctccaccccTTTGGCTTTTGTACAAGAACTGTGGCACTGTGTACAATCAGAATTTGATCCATGTATGGTtgcaatttgtttaaaaaggaagatgagagggagggaagggttCCAGTTTCTAAGCCGTGTGATTATGTGGCACGCTGTGCTAACAGTTTGCTATCCCTAATAGAGCTGAAAGCTTAGATTGATGTACTCACAGTCGGAATCATAACACATCTAGTTTTAGTGTTAAATATTTCAGACATACAAGCATTGTTACTGtcaattttttaaaacctgttttaaaatttaatccTACTGAAGGCTGCAATAAACAAGAACTTAAACCAAACTTCTGCAAAAACATGCTGCTTTTGAACAATACAAGCTCTGTTTTTGCCACCCAGCCTGTGCATGCTGCATTGATCACGCTAGTACACATTGCTtggtcaacattttttttttgcctttttctcttaCATTGCCAAGTCGAGTGTGGAAACATTTTCTATCCCCTGTTTAAAACCACTActcttctttcatttattttactctgGCTTACCCCTTGAATTGAACAACCTGTTATTTGTCACGGTCTCAGTCTAATACTTCTTCATAAGTACAATGTGTCTCTGAccaccttttcattttttttctttcagcttcaGGTGTTGCTCGTgtaggaagagagagaaggaaagaaggaaggtgGAAATGGAACTGCCAAATCATGCCAAACACCTGCTGCTGCAACTCAACCAGCAGAGAGCCAAGGGCTTCCTGTGTGACGTTATCATCGTGGTGGAGAATGCACTCTTCCGTGCCCACAAGAACATCCTTGCCGCAAGCAGCATCTACTTCAAATCTTTGGTCCTCCACGATAACCTCATTAACCTTGATACAGAGATGGTTAATCCCTCTGTATTCAGACAAGTTCTGGACTTCATCTACACTGGGAAGCTCCTGTCCTCATCGGACCAGAGCAGTGAGCAGAACTTCAGTGCCCTCTTAACCGCAGCCAGCTACCTCCAGCTCCATGACCTCGCTGCTCTGTGCAGAAAGAAACTCAAGCGCAGTGGTGGGAAACCCCTACCAGGTAAACCCTCCACTCCAGGTCCCATTAGCCGCTTACGCCTCAACAACCAGCGCCTTTCCTCTTCTACCCCTGCTGGCCCCAACAACCACTATCCTCCAACCCCTTCCGATGCCGACCAGCCACAGCCAGATGAAGGCCTTCGGGACAAACTCTCAGATGATGAGATGTTTGTCGGGAGCTCTGGGAAAAATGGGAATGGGGGGAATGGCAGCAGTAACGGTAACCTCAGCAGTGGAGGAAGTGCTGGGGAACCAGATCTTGGACTAGACCTGTCCAAGAAGAGCCCTCCCTCTGCGGGCACAGCCACTGATGCCCCCAGCCCACACAGCAACTCCCAAGAATCCCCTCAATCTGCCTCAGTATCCACAACCAACAGTGCCTCACTGGATGACTCCTCTACCACCCTACCAGGTGTAGACACCTGTGGCTCAGAGACCATGGAGCTGAACTCTTCCTCTAAAACCTCAGAGGAAACCCAAAACCAGCCAGATGGGCCCCCACCCCAGAAGAAATCCCGGCAAGGTGCTCGCAAGAATGAATGGCCTAAGAGAGAGGCATCAGGGTTGAAGTCTGAAGATCATGACAGGCCCCTGGTTAATGGGGTGATTGTGGGTCCTAAAGATGGCCGCTCCTCTGGGGTTGGAGGGGGCAGTGGTAGCAGCTTTGCCTCTGACCAGTCCTTCCAGTGTAAAgatgaggaagaaggaggagagaacGGTCAAGACCACAGTGATGAGAGCGGTCAAAGTGATGGAGAGagtgcaggaggtggaggaggaacaggaggggGACACCACAGCGCCAACTACGTGTACAGGCAGGAAGGTTTTGAGCCAGCATTTGGAGACAACCTCTATGTGTGCATTCCCTGTGGTAAGGGCTTTCCCAGTTCTGAGCAGCTCAATGCTCACGTGGAGACGCACACTGAGGATGAGCTCTACAtcaaagaggagggagggaccTTTGTgaaagaggaggacgaggaggaggcagaggaccTCTCTGCCCCTGTAGGTCCCTCCAGCTTTGGCTCTGAAACGCGTCCATTCAAGTGTACAGTCTGCAGTAAGAGCTACAAAGACCCGGCAACGCTGAGACAACATGAAAAGAGCCACTGGCTGACTAGACCATTCCCCTGCAACATCTGTGGAAAAATGTTCACCCAGAGGGGCACCATGACACGCCATATGCGCAGCCACCTTGGCCTCAAGCCGTTTGCATGTGAAGAGTGCGGCATGCGCTTCACACGCCAGTACCGTCTGACAGAGCACATGCGTGTCCACTCTGGGGAGAAGCCGTATGAATGCCAGCTATGCGGGGGGAAGTTTACCCAGCAGCGCAACCTCATCAGTCACCTGAGAATGCACACCTCACCCTCTTAGAAATGCATCAAGCCAAAGAACTCTgggaatagaaaaaaataaacatttctctaccttttttccatctcaaaaGCAAAGAAACGCACATGAACACCttcacaagcagacacacatagTTCTACATATTAATTCCAGTTTACGGCGCCCTGGCTAAGTGAATGATGTTGCTGTTAGCCACAGTGGGCTCTTGGTGACGGAGGGATCTTGTTGATGCGTGGATCATGTCATCGTTTATACCATCTGTTCACCTCTCAGGAGTTCGAGAGGGACACTTTACTCCTGTCACTCTCCAAAGTCACGAAGCCATGGTGGAGTGGCATGACTTCTGGTCTGTGTTGCAAGTCTGTCAAATGTGAATGTGGGTACCAATATAATGTCAAGTCCCCTCACCCCATACCCCTCAGCAGCCTTCCTCTCTTCTACCTTTGAGCATTGAGTCTTTGAGTTTTTCAGATTGTTCCTCAAACAGATTAACTGAAGAGTCCACTCTGTACTCCAGTGCTATTTTGACCAAAAACCCACGCAAACAATACTGGCAATAATTCAGCAGAAAGATAATTTTTACCCTGACAGCTTTATATCCTTTGTTATGTTGGTGAAGGGGATCTGTATGTAAGAAGAGGGATAACTTGGGTTTGGGACCATCTCCATGCTTTAAATGAAAGTCCTGAAAGAAGGTTCCTGGTGGGATGACATTGGATTAAGTTATAGTTTTCACAGACAAGAAATACTCAAAGTCCTCCCTACAGCTGTTCACAGTAATTTTGAGAGGGTTTTCATTGTTTTCGGTTTTGCCTGCTAGTGATTCCAGGAAAGAATCCTGGTTGGAAAGATTGAACCCCTTTAGGTACCTGTTTTACTTAAAGAACTTGTATTGTTTCAGTGAATGTTTAAACTGGAAGGTCTTGGGATTTTTCTTGTGGAGGGGTGGGATTTGGGTTGGGGTGGAGTGGGCTGGTTTAATGGGTGTAAGAAGAGGGTGTTTAGACTGAACATTATGTTCAGTGGGtacgtttattttttttgtctgtatagCTTTCCTCCcctcagaaaaaagaaaagtctatTTATATAGGCTTCTGACCTTGCTACCTCTGATTACTCTTACGAACTCTATGTTGATTAGTTGAAAGTTCCTATGTAATTAATTGTAAAAAGTGTGTAGATTATGGTAACTTTTCACCTAATGCTTTAACCTGCCCATCTCTCAACACAGGTTTTTTTAATGCTCATagattttacacattaatattgttttagctgttgtttttacatgtcAAAAATAGCTTTTTGGGTGCCCTACTCAGTGTGGCCCCACCTCAAAGTGTACTGTAGCTTCCTGCCTGGAGCAAATAGtggttagttagttagtttagATGTATAGTGTTCCAAAGATCTTATGAATGTTAAGGAGAACAGAGCTAACTAACAAACATTGCTAGACAAGTTCATAaccaaagtttttaaaaagatgtacttaaaatatataGCATActaaattatttcacttttgatttctttttgctgtataaaacaaattatgaatTATATTCTAAGTCCAGACAAAGAAATCCACTCTTTTGATGGAGTTTTGGCCAATGACTCTGAGACAGAAGAAGGTTCTTGTTGTTTGCAAGGAAAGCTTGTGCTGATTGGTGGGCCGGTATAACGTAAACTTTACCACCTAACAAAACTGGTAAAGTTTAAAAACGTGTTCCctgaacatgttttttgtttctttttgtctgtttccagAGTCCTTATCACTTTATATTCCCTGACTTTAAAACAGGACTTGATGACATTGTATGTGTTCTgttcagaccaaaaaaagaaaaagaaaaaaaagataggaATTATAATCAGAATTTAAATGTGAAGTTCAAGTTgcttgttagtttttttttttttttgagccagACTTGTGAAAACTTGTAATAAGAAGGGAGAAGCAGAGATGCACTGGACAGCTGGACAACTCATTGGTCTCCTGCGGcatctttttgtttctgattgtatttcattatatcacaaaatgattttaagttattttaaacCTCTAAAGCTTTACCTCATCATAAGCAACTGTAAGTTgggaatctctctctctgttgtctgtTGGTTTCACTGAAACCTGTCCAGTGTATCTACTCTTAACAGTTACACTGTAGAGCATGAACCTTCACTACAAGTTTTTGGTATAGGCATTCCTCTATTATGTTGGTTTAACTgtcttcttaattttttttttttttttttttttttaaatacctctTTCGTCCTCATGTTATGGtctgtgaaatgtttgtttatcATAGGGATGCAGCTACAGTTACAAACATCACTACCGTTTTAAGGTACCTGCGTCCTGGACTCCCAGAGTTGTTACTTGGTTATGTTGGATGTTGGTGTCTTGCTGTTAAGCAGTTGCTTTTTAGTGATTGCATGGTACATCTATGAATTTTTCACACTCCCCACTCCCCAACCACAAACATGTTATTTATCGCCCGATCCATTGTTGCTTGTGACCTCTTCTAGCTTAAGAGGGAGTCCACAATGCATTGCCTTCAAACGTTATTGTACTTGTCAGCACTTACTGCAGTACAGCATAGTGTCTGTCATGCAAAAGGTGTTTTTGTACAAGATCTCTAGCCATCTCTGCAGAAGACTTTGCAGCTGCATTTGAATGCTTGCCTGTTTGacataacaaagaaaaaaactacgAACTCCAAACTGTGAtcatactactactactactactactactactattactactactactactactactactactactagtactactactactactattcaAATACTTCAGGGATTGTTCTGCATCTGTGAATGCAGACTCTCAGCTACATTTGTAAGACATAGTATTGTATCgatttctctgtattttaatCATGGGAAAAGCAAAACACTAGTTTCATATTTAAGACAAACAGGGGGGTACTTTTTCACTAACACAAAGAGCCTTGACAAAGGCGAGGCAGCTCGAAACAAGTCTACATTTTAGTTAGTAACACAGTATGTTCAGAAATAGTTGCAAAGTTGTACAAAGaactaagaagaaaaaaaaaaagctcatacccaaatccacaaaatattttttaaaccaaagcACATTTGAATGATTATGGAACCATGTGTGGCTCTAAAAAGAAACATATGTATTTATCTCATTGTTTACATAAACTCTTACAGTTTTATAGACCTCAGACGAGACTCGGCCAGTCAGAGAGgtggttttgtgtgtattttttttaaaaagatgcttTTCCACAGAGGTTGCTGCCAAAACAAAAGCATAGCGTCAAACATGGGTTGAACTGCTGCATATTCATACTAAGGGGAGGGGTGTGCGGTTTAGGGGCACCCCCCTTCCACTGCCAGCTGGCTTTGGGGTCACCCTGCGCCCCAGTCCCCCTGCCCTCTGGCCTGTCTTCAGATGGGACCGCAGCGATGGGGGTGTGCAGTGTGTCCTTGACATATTAATCAAAAAGCATTGTTAGTCAGGGTCTTTAGCTCaatgttgtgtctctgtgtttgccCAAATGCACTTGAGGACTACCTCTGCTGCTTGGGTCTCTTAATATGTAGAAGTGGGTGGGTGATGCTTGAAGGGTTTGGGTTGTTTTAGTGACATGGTACATCTCTTATGCTGGCGGTTCTTGAAACCTATCTGGAGAATGTAGCTTTGATTTGTTCACTGCATGTAAACAGGTTTATCTGGTAGTCTTAACTGTGAATGTTATTGTCGTTTTCTGCTTTTATGatgttttgaaacttttttttttttttttagctgcctATGTTCTGTGGGTAAAAGCAGCACAAACCTCTGGCTGGCTGGGCCTCATACAAAGTTGGTGCAAACACTTATTgactgtgttctttttttatcaAATGTCTATTGTCAGtgatgaatgtatttatttctggtCCTGCCCTCACCTCTGCAAAGAATTTGCTCAGTGTGTGAGACTGAGGTGGAGGCAGGACCccctatttttttgtttttttgttttgttttgtttttgttttcattttaaggaTTTCAAGCTGAGAATCAAAAATGAGACACAATACATAGCCATTAACCACAATCTGTGAAGTTGACTTTTTTGTGGGagaactgattttattttttctcaaactcAAAGAAAATGGTCTATGGCATTTAATACCTTCTTTCTCAGTGTCACCTGACAGTCTGtaggatttttatttcatgtatttctcTATGGGTGTTTTGCCCATACGTTCTTGAGCTCTCACTGAATGACTGCACACCAGGGGAGTTGAACTTTAAccccttgtgtgtctgtggacaCAGGCAGGACGCTGTGACCTGCCTGTGCAGAACGGAGGCTACTGTATCTTTTCAAGCTTGCTCTCCCTGGGTGTTGCCATGCTGCAGccattaaaaatgacaaacattcacacagcaGAAACATGCACATAATCAACACTTCTTTCCGCTGAACGGTAGAGTTGTCCTCGCGACTATTTGTTACAGTTCTTGTCTTAAACCCACTTGCCACTTCTTCCATCTcttttacatgacattttatgtttttagtgtCTGTTAGTTCCTTGGGTGAGATAGCTTTACTAAGTgcactttgtatgttttttcaAAGCCTCCGGGAAGACCCAGACGCTCTCATATCAGTTCCCATTCACCTGATGGTTtactctttgtctttctcttcttaCCTCATCATTGTTGCTGGGTGTTTGTTGAAGTATCATATCATTATGCAGTGTtacaaaagctttaaaaatgaatatacaaaGCAGGAAACTCAAACGAGAGACTGTACCCGGCTCTAAGCATTCAAGTGTCCATCTCATTTCTTGGTATTATTGTTGTTACACCATGTATGGTTGTTACTTCTACCATCCTCTCCAGGCATTTGTATAGTAGATCGGCTGGTCTGTCCAGTTATTATGGAGATGCTCCTTCATACCTCGGCAGACTAAACCAAAGCCAGTTTTAAAATGGTCTCCAGTGCCATTAAACCTCGTCTAAGCTTTACTGTCCCTTGCTTTATCTCCGATACACCTGACCCTTGCTTTAGCCCCTTGACCCTCTGTAATCTCTGTTACTGCGTAGGTGACGGTATTCCATGCTGctgcattttatatttcacatcAGTATTTACTGTACCTCCAGTGACATGGCGCAGTAGTGAATagaacaaaaacaccaaattacCTCAAACTTTCAGTGTTTACAGAAATGTGCTATTTTGCCTTTACATTTACATCTCACtctatatacttttttttttttttttttagccgtcCATCTGTAACCAAAATATCCTTTCTGAAGTGGATTTGTAGCAACATATTTTGATACATAACCTTTATTTTACATCTGTCTATAAATTTCTAAAGGCACAGTGTCACCTTGATGTGCACTACATTATTGGAAAGACATGATTAGCTGCTAAAAAAATAGTACTTGAAGAGTTGATTAGTGGAGGTGCCCATGAAGTGGGTGTATCAGGCTTCTTCTCTGGTCCATTTTCTTCAGGAACAGCCTCTCAATAATGTATCAGGATCCGTGGGCTGAGAGGCTCTGCAATGGACATGTAGGGTCTTTGCTTATGAATAATTAAAGGCCGAGAAGCCCTCCCCCTTGGCAAACACACTTCTTATGCAAAGGTGTACACACCCAGGTGCACGTTTGCTAGCATGCATTAGCATACACCTCCACTCATGCAAAGAAAGATACAATTGTCTAAACTTCAAACACCAcctaacatgcacacaccagtACTTTAAGGTGAGATTCTGTGACCCCTTTTTGCGGCTTTTGGCAGCACCCAGGCTGGgctctctctttatctccacTCCTCAGAGAGCTCGTATTCAGGTCAGAGCCACCGCCGTGCATAGCAATGGGGCTCGCATACTCAAAGTGTCATAAAAGTGTAATACAGCTGACCTCAGCACTCACAACCTTGCAGTCTTAATGTACAGCagtgaggaaaaataaactgttattttatGATCTTTTCATTAAAAGCTTGATTGAAAACCAAGACTGTCTTTGACTTTTCTTAGTTTTTGTGTTCATGGCTTGAGAACAAGTCTGATTCTGTTGTTGTGTTGGTGTAAGTGAGACTGTCCACAGATAAAACCCTTTATGAAGGTCTCCAAACTCACAGGTAACATGTTTCAGGTATTTCTCCCCTGTGCAGTTTGCCTCAGGCTTTTTCTTATGTACAACCTATGAAGATGTTAACTTGTGGCCTATAGTCCCTTttgcaaatgcagttttcttgtATGACATATGTTGTCTTTATTCTTGAGTCTTTCCTTTTGCCGTGTTTTACTGTTTGCAACTGATGCACCAGCAATTCAGTGACATGGTGAAATATTGCTAATTAGTATTCTACTAGTATCCAGCTACTTTGTAGAGCAGTTTTTACCGCCTCGGTTGGTTTTGGACCAgtcacaaacactgcaaaaattcTTATGTGGTAACAGGAAATGCCTCAAAATTCCCAATGAAAAGTGTAGAAGACAGGCAGTTTCTGCAAGTGGACAGGAAAACCCTCACTACCATTGACTGAGGGGCATTTACAGCAAATATACAAACAGCCCATTACCCTGCTGTCACCCTGcctccagtcttcatgctaaggTAAGCTGTCTCCTGACTTCATATTTATTGGACTTCATCTAACTGTATTGTTATGGGTTTCAACTGTCATCTCCGCCTCCGATAGTTAGGGCAGATCCAGCTGTGGTAAACACTGGGCTTTTTCCAGGCTATCCTACAGCCCCCTCCCCCCAGTGTCTCCTTCTCATATTCCTTTTGATGCCCAGGCAGGAATGCCAGTGGCTGTGGGCTGCTGGCCTGCCCATCACTTACAGTAAACACATACTTAACACATAGACCGCAGAGACTCATGCACACGCCCTCCTCAGGTATGTAGATGAGCTCCTTAGACGTCTGTCTGCTTTACATTGGTGTTTCTCACTGCCATCCCTCCCTGACGGGTTTCATCTGTTGCTTTCTTGTCCCTAATTTTGAGTCTGTAATCTCACTCTCCCCTCACCACCCCCTCTTCCTTCCCCCTATCTCTCCTGCCTTATTTCACATCGTCCTGGTTCAGGTCAGAGTGTAGGGAGCTGGCACATTTATAGCTCTTGTGTGCCATTAGCATTGCACTGTGCCCCTAGAGGTGTCACATGCTAAATGACCCTGAATGGGGGTCGCTGAGAAACAATGGCCTTGGTGTCGATAACCCTACCCTGCCCTCCCCCATCCCAAGCCCCTCTCTCCCCTAACATCAGCGCCAAGCAAACACAATAGTGAACGCAGAGGGGGGTGGGTAGATGGGTGGGTACAGCTTGGACTTTACCCACAGCAAAGACCCGGAGTGCCTGTTTGCCTGCCAAGGGTCATTCACGTTGCGAGCAGTTCTGTCTCCTTGAGAACAAGCAC
Above is a genomic segment from Xiphias gladius isolate SHS-SW01 ecotype Sanya breed wild chromosome 19, ASM1685928v1, whole genome shotgun sequence containing:
- the hic2 gene encoding hypermethylated in cancer 2 protein, with product MELPNHAKHLLLQLNQQRAKGFLCDVIIVVENALFRAHKNILAASSIYFKSLVLHDNLINLDTEMVNPSVFRQVLDFIYTGKLLSSSDQSSEQNFSALLTAASYLQLHDLAALCRKKLKRSGGKPLPGKPSTPGPISRLRLNNQRLSSSTPAGPNNHYPPTPSDADQPQPDEGLRDKLSDDEMFVGSSGKNGNGGNGSSNGNLSSGGSAGEPDLGLDLSKKSPPSAGTATDAPSPHSNSQESPQSASVSTTNSASLDDSSTTLPGVDTCGSETMELNSSSKTSEETQNQPDGPPPQKKSRQGARKNEWPKREASGLKSEDHDRPLVNGVIVGPKDGRSSGVGGGSGSSFASDQSFQCKDEEEGGENGQDHSDESGQSDGESAGGGGGTGGGHHSANYVYRQEGFEPAFGDNLYVCIPCGKGFPSSEQLNAHVETHTEDELYIKEEGGTFVKEEDEEEAEDLSAPVGPSSFGSETRPFKCTVCSKSYKDPATLRQHEKSHWLTRPFPCNICGKMFTQRGTMTRHMRSHLGLKPFACEECGMRFTRQYRLTEHMRVHSGEKPYECQLCGGKFTQQRNLISHLRMHTSPS